GTCCGGTTGGACTGACCTTGGCCCTTATTTTGGCGAAGCACAGCGTGCCGGTTACGGTTTTGGAGCAGGGGATAACCTTCGTTCCGGATGACGGCGAACTCGACCGCCACGAGCGCACCCCCGGCGACGACGCGACAGAGGCAACCGTTGCACGTGAGAAAGGATCACCTCCGCAAGCCGATCCTGGCCGAGATGGAGGTTAAACGGGTATTTCCTTTTCCCGGGGAGTGTCTAGTCGATCTTGGCGAGCACAGCCCCGCTGATGTCGCGATACTCAAACTCCTGCTTGAGCACGCCTACGGCCTGGAGGTCTTCCATCCGCCCTACTTGTCCAACCGCCTCGAGGGTCGGCGAGTGATGCACCATGGCGCAACGGGACTATCTAGTTCAAACGATAAGCACGTCGTGCCGAGCCCCGGAAAAGCGCTTCTTTCTCGCTCTGGCTGTATCCGGCAGCGAGCCGCTTGAAGGCATTCCACATCACGCCATAGCTGTAGTAGCGCTTGTCCACCGGGAAATTGCTTTCGAACATTGCGCGATCGGGCCCAAAGGCCTCAATACACGTCTCGACGTAGGGCCGCCAGATTTCGGCCAGCTCTTGCGAACCGGGCGGCGCGCTGCGCTTCTCGAAATCATACCCGAAAACATGCATCCCCATGCCGCCCAGTTTGACGTAGGCGTTGGGATTTTTACCCAACTCCTGGATGTTTTTGCGCCATTCGGCAAAGACGTCGTTGCGCCGGCCGGCGTAGGCGCCGATTCCAAGCGGAGCGCCGATATGGTCGATCACGACAGTCGTGTCGGGAAACTTTTGCGCAAGATCGGCGAGTTCCGGGATCTGATGGTGATAGATCCATGAATCGAAAGAAAGGCCGTAGCGTTCAAGACGCGCAAAGCCGCTGCGGAAATTGGAATCGAGCAGGAGGCCTTTCGGAAAATCCATCGGTGTCGACTTTATCGTGCTGTCCGCATCCCAGACGGAGCACTGGCGGACGCCCTTGAAGCGGTCGCCGCCCGCATTCAGATGCGCTTCCAGCACCGCGTCGACTTCCGGCCCTAGAAAGAGATCGGCATAGCTCACGATGCTGGCGCACAGTCGCGCTGGGCCATAGAGACCACTGGCGCTCATGGCGGCTATGCCGTTGACGAACTCGGTCTCGCCGATCGGTGCAAATTTCGGGTCGCCATCGGCGCGATACATGGAGTCGCACTGGACGAAACCGGTGGCAACGACGTTGTGGCCGCTTCCATCGATATCGGCCTTCAGCTCTTCGAGAAGGTACCGCGACCCCCGATCCCAGAGATGGTGATGTGGGTCGATGATCGGCATTTCCGGTTCGATCGGTTCTTCTCGCCGGAGCGCAAGCCAGTCTTCGTTGACGGCGAATAGAATCTGCTTTTCGGTTTCTGTTTCGCCGATCTTGGCGCCTATTTTTCCGGTCATGTCCTCTCTCCTGTCGCCGCGACCGAGTAACTGGCCGCCGTCAGTGTGTATTGCGCCCCGGTAACGAAGCTCGCGACCTGGAAGGAAAAGAAGAGCGCCGGTCCCTCAATTTCTTCGAACCGTCCAGCACGATGCATGGGCGAACCCCCTATGAATGGTCACGGTCCTTGCTCCTGCGCGACCAATTAACGGCGCCTGCCTCTTGTCCCCTTGACTTAGTGGCCGTAATCAATGATCTTTGATCACAAATTGCAGCGCAGTGTCCAGCGCGAATGTCACGGAGGCCCTTGAGGCGAGGGTGTACCCCACCGCCCCGACGAGGCACCGCATAAACGTACAAACGGCCTTGTGGGAGGATGTGATGCAATTTACCAATAACGGCTTCGACGCCTTCTGCCGCGGCGCGATCAAACTGATGGTCGCGGCCTGTTTTGGGTCGCTTGTGGCTAGTGGACCTGTCTTGGCACAGGATTCCGCGACCCCGGACCAAATCAAAAAGCTTCTCGGAATAGAGGGCCTCGATGCGAAGGCGCTTGGTACGGGACTCAAATTCCAGCTCGGCATTGTCCTGGCGCTGACAGGTCCGGGTTCCTATTACGGTCGCATCCAGGGCAACGGCGCCAAGCTCGCGGTCGAGCAGATAAAGGCGGCGGGTGGGCCCGACATCGAACTAATCTTCAAGGACCACAAATCCGCCGATGCGCAGGCTGGCGCACGCGCTGCGAGGGAACTAGGCATTGCCCGGGTGCCCGCCGCGCTCACCTCTTATGTCGGCGTCATCGGATCGATGTTCCCTGGCCTTGAGCAGTACAAGATTCTCGCGCTGGACGGTGGCGGCGGAACCAGCGATTTCGGCCAAGGCAAGCCCTACTTCTGGGGTATGCGCGCCATCGAGCCGGATGACGACTTTATCGGTGCGCTAAAGTACTGGAAGGAGACCGATCCGTCGATCAAACGCGTGTCGATGGTCTTCATCGACCAGGGGCCGATCAACGAAATCGTCACGAAGAACTTCAAGAAGGCGCTTGAGGCCACCGGCCATGAACTCGCCAGCACGGAAGTCGCGCCGATCGGTGCGACCGACTACTCGGCGACGATTGCGCGACTGAAGGCAACCAATCCCGACGCCGTCTTCATGTTCCTGATCGGCGTCGATCCCGGTTACTTCATGAAGCAGTATGCCAACGCCGGTCTCACGAAACCGACGATCGTGGCGGAATACGTTTCCGACGCAGCGCAGGTTGCCGGTCCGGTTTATGACGAGATGATTTTCGCCACCGACTGGTTCGACGCCAACAAGCCCACCAACGATTGGGCAAAGTTGTTCATCGACAGCTACACCAAGCAGTTCAACCTCAAGCCGGAGATCTATGCGGCAAACTATTACGAAGACGCGTTCGCCATCTGGGATCTCATTCGGCGGGTCATCGCCAAGGGTGGCGACGTGAACAACGGCGAGCAGCTCCAGCAGGCGTTGGTGGACGATCCGAAGTTCAAGAGCATCTACGGGGGCAAGGCGGCCGAGCCGGGTGTCATCACCCTAGATACCAAGACGCACTCGGTCACTTCACGGCCGCTCGGAGTCTATCGAGCCAACAAGGGCGATCCGGTTCCGCTGGCCTATTTCGATCTAGGTGGCGCCAACTTCATGCTGGTCAAATAACGTCCGCGTAACGCTCCCGTGCAGTTTGAGCAGATCGCACAACTCGCCGTAGCCGGCGCCATCAACGGCTGCTTCTATGCGCTGCTGGGCGTCGGCTTCGGTCTTATCCTCGGTGTAGTAGGGCGTTTTCACTATGCCTACGCGCTCACATTTGTACTCGCAGCCTACATAATGTCGGTGCTGGAAAGCTCGTTGAGCGTCTGGCCGCCGCTGGCTGCGGGAGCCGGTCTCCTCGCAGCGATGGCGCTCGGAGTGGCATTGGAGCGGTGGGTCTATGGTCCGCTTGCACGTTCCTCAGGAGCCTTGGCGCTTCTGACCGTTTTCATTTCAGCGCTCGGCATAACGATTGCCGGGGGCAACCTAATGACGTTGATGTGGACCGCGTTCAGCCGGTCCATTTATCTGTTTGAGGTGCGGCCCTTCGCGGTCGCAGGGGTGACCTTCACCACCCTCGACCTCTTCATCGTCTTCGCATCCTGGCTGCTGATCGGATTGCTGACCGTCGCCCTCAACTTCACTGATCTCGGGCGTTCCATCAAAGCTGTGCGCGGCAATCCGTTCCTGGCGCGGATCATCGGGCTCAAACCTGACCGGCTGTATCTCGTCGTATTTGCCATTGGCTCGTTCCTGTCCGGCGTCGCCGGCATCCTCAACGGCGCTCGCTTCGCCGTGGTTCCCAATATGGGCGACCGTCCGGTTGTCTTTGCCTTCGTCGTCGCGTTTCTGGGAGGAACGCGCAGTTCGCCCCTCACGGTTGGCCTTGCCGGATTGTTCATCGGACTGGTCGAGAGCTTGAGCGGTCTGTGGGTAGCGCCGCAGTGGTCGGCGCTGGTCGTCTTTTCGGTGCTCTTCATTTATCTCTCGCTTCAACCAACCGAAATCTCAGGCCTGCGCCGGTGGTTGTCGCTCGGTGCGCGTTCGCGCGGCTAGTAGGTGCAGGATGAACTTTAAAGAGCGCGGCACGTGGCCTGGAAAAATTTATTTCACCCTGTGCGGCCGGGTTGAGGTCTAGAGCGGGCATGGACTACTGGATCGACATATTCAACGTTGTCCTGATCTTCAGCATCTTCACGATCTCGCTAAATCTGCTGATCGGATACGCCGGCCAGGTATCGGTGGCGCATGCGGCGTTCGGAGCGATAGGTGGCTATGCGGCGGCATACTTGCAGGCCAATGCAGGCTTCAGCTTTTGGCCTGGCCTTGCCGCCGGCACGTTTGGCGCGGGACTGATTGGGCTCCTCATGAGCCTGCCCGCGTTGAGATTGCGGCCCGAATATCTTGTTCTCCTGACCATCGCCGTTTCAGCAATTGTCCTTGCTATCGTCGGTGCGGTTGCCGAACTCGGCGGCGCTTACGGAATCACCGCCAGCAGGCCGGCCGACTTGTGGCCGATCCCCGGCGGTCCGCTTCTATTCCCAACCCAATGGACCTTGCCGCTGATAGGATTCGCGGCGCCGACTTTCTTTGTTTGCTGGCGCATGGGGCAATCGGCATGGGGACGCGTCCTGCGCGGCATCCGCGACGACGAGGTGGCAACCCGTGCGCTCGGACACAACGTCTATATATTCAAGGTTATCGTATTCTCCGTCACATCGGCTTTCGCCGGACTGGCGGGTGTACTCCTCTTTTTTTACAACCAGATCGTCTCGCCAAGTGTTTATGGGTTGGATGTGTCGCTCAAGATTTTCGCCATGACCATCTTTGGCGGCCTCGGCAACTTCGTCGGATCAATCCTGGGAACCGCTGTCGTCCAACTCCTTCAACCCATTCTCGAAAACGTGGTCAAGTTGGAGCCTGGCAACGCGTTCCTGATCCAGCTAGTGATCTACGGCATCGGCTTGGCGATCCTGGTGCGCGTCCGCCCGCAAGGCTTGCTGCCGGAGGGGGTATCGCTGCTCCCGGCACGCGCTGCAGAACGCGTGGCGCCTCCTTCGGTGCGCTCCTCGGCGGCGACGAAAGCGGTGGACATTGGTTCCTCGCGCCCGTCGCAACTTCAGCCGCCGGCTGGCGCTGGCCCCATTCTCGAAGTGCGTGGTCTGAGCAAGCAGTTTGGCGGTATTGTCGCCTGCCGCGATCTCAGCCTTGACCTGGAAACCGGAAAAATCGCGGCACTGGTCGGGCCAAATGGAGCAGGCAAGACGACGGTATTCAACCTTTTGACGGGCGCCTTCGCAGCCGATAGCGGCAGCATAAAGCTGAACGGCCAGGAATTGTGTGGGCTTGGTCCCGACGCGGTCGCCAGAAAAGGGATGGCCCGCACGTTCCAGGACGTTCGACTCTTCGCCCGCATGAGTGCTCTGGAGAACGTCATGCTTGCCATGCGCAGGATCGAGGGAGGGAGCGGTGCCGAGAAGTTCAGCGATCTCTTCCTGCATCCACGTCGCGCCGCACGGGCCGAGCGCTCGGAGCGCGACGGCGCCATGGAGCATCTGCGGCTGGTAGGTCTCGCTGACGTGGCCGGCACGGCCGCCGGGGCGCTCTCCTATGGCCAGCAAAAACTCGTGTCCTTCGCCCGGCTAATGGCGACGGATGCTGATGTGCTTCTACTCGATGAGCCCGCCTCCGGCATCGACGCCCGCTGGGTCGATAAGCTTCTCGAGCTGGTGGTCTATGCGCGCGATCGGGGCAAGACCATCTGTATCGTCGAGCACAGTCTGCACGTGGTAGAGCGGCTGGCTGATACGGTCTTCTTCATGGAGCTCGGTCACATCACAGCCAAGGGGACGATCAGGGAGCTGACCTCCGACCCGCGGCTTGCGGAGGTCTACTTTGGCACCGTCTGATACCGGATCGGTCGCGAAGGATTCCGAGCCGATGCTTCTCGTCAAGGGTATCAGCACGGGCTTTGGCAAGAAGCGCGTGCTCGATGACGTCGGTCTGAACGTGAAGAAGGGCGAGGCGGTTGCCATCCTCGGCCACAACGGTGCGGGAAAGACGACGCTGCTCCAGGCGATCTACGGACTACAGCCGATCTGGAGCGGCTCGCTTTATTTCAACGGAAAGCCTCTCGACGATCGGCATGCGGCAAGCGACGCCGTCGCCTTGGGGATGGGCATGATTCCATCCGAAAGATTCGTCTTTCCCGACCTGACGGTCCTCGAAAATCTCCGGCTGAGTGGGCGCGGCCTTGAGGGTGTCTTACGGGAACAGCGCTTGGAGGAAGCGTATGATGATTTTCCAATTCTGAGCGAGCGCGCGCATCAACTCGCCGGGTCTCTTAGCGGCGGACAGCAGCGAATGGTGAGCTTGGCGATGGTGCTGATGCACCGCCCCCGCCTCCTCCTGCTCGATGAGCCGTCCCTCGGCCTTTCGCCTGCGATCGCAGAGCAGATTATGGCTCGGGTTCGCGGGCTCGCAAGCGAAGGGGTTTCGATCGTGCTGGTTGAGCAGAATATCGCCGCCGCGCTTAAGGTCGCCGATCGTGTTTACGTCTTACGGTCAGGAAGGATTATCCTCGAAGAATCAGCCCGCGAGCTCGAGAATCGCGGACGAGAAAAGTGGTGGGAACTGTTTTAATGCTTGCCCTCAGTTAACGATGGCACGCGATAGTTCAAACGCTGAAATTGCCGCTGCGATCTCAGCGGTGGGGGAGACGCTGAATGATCGCGTGTACCGTGGACTGACTTGCGCCAATATTCCATCGCAAACCGGCGGGTAATCTTAAGGCAGGTCTCAAGCATCCCGTGACCGCGGACCGACTGATTCGAGATTTGGAGCAGCGCAACATGCATATCAGGTTCGGCGGTCAACTGACGGTCGACCAGATTTTGGCTCGGGCGGATAGGCTGGTGTGGGGAAAGGCGGTAGCGCTCCCTCGCTACCACCTTTCCCCACATTCCTGCTCGCGGCGCGTTTATGGCGGCTTCCCCCGGGCTTTGTTTGCCGCAGACCATCGCCTCTCGATTTCTTTGACTGCGACCTTCATGCTGGGCAAATACTTCTTTGCGGCGACCTCGGGCGTCATCGACGACGAGAAAAAGATGAGGTTGAGGCTGCCGAGTACGGGGCCACCACCCGGAATGGCCAGCGCGATGGCGCTGATGCCAGCCTCCGATCCACCGACAGACGAGGCGTATCCATCTTCTTTCGTCTGCAGGAGGACTTCGTTGATGAAGCGACGATCTTTCGCCAAGCCTGCGTCTTCCTCGACAAGTGAGGCCGTCAGCGCGAGCATCTCTCGGCGCAGCGCAGGCGTCGAGGCGGCCAGGATGGCCTTGCCCAGCGCGCTCCGGACCAAGGATCTTCTGCGGCCTACCATCGAGCGGTGAACCGAGAAGGGGCTAAAGGGATGCGTGCTCTCCCGGATGAGGACCGAGCCAAGTTCGAAGACCCCGAAGTCGCTTGGCCATGAGACATCATCGAGAAGGCCGAACATCGCGGGCAGAGCCGCCTGGCTCGACAGGTCACGCGAAGACACCCCTTCGCTCAAGGTGCGCACCTGTGGCGTCAACGTGAACAAGGCGTTCGTCTCGTCCAATGTCACGTAGCCATCTCTGCGTAACGTATCGAGCAGGCGATAGCAGGTCGTCCGGTTGAGACCGGTCCTCTTCGCGAGTTGCACGACGTTCGATGGCCCGCTCGCATTGAGTTCGTTGATCAGGGCCAACCCGCGGGAAAGTGACCTGACGTTGCGGTGCATGATCGTCTCCGGACGTGTTCGCAGTGCGAACATTTCACAGACTCAGATGGAATCATAGTTCAATCGGCGGCAATCCATCCGCCGCACGCCCAAACAGGCGGCGACGGGAGGAAACAATGGCTCATTCAAGCTTTTATTTGTCCGCGGCCGTGTGTCTGGCCTTGGCGGCGCCGGCGGCGGCGCAGACCGCCGGAGGCACTCCGAAGCTCAGCGATGGCAAGGTCAAGATCGGCGTTCTGACCGACATCGCCGGTCCGACTTCCATGGCGAACGGCAAGGGCTCGGTCGTCGCCGCCCAGATGGCCGCCGAGGACTTCGGCGCTGGCCTGAATGTCGAAGTGATCTCGGCCGACCATTCCGGCAAACCCGACATCGGATCCCAGATCGCTGGCCGCTGGTTCGACGTGGAAGGCGTCGATGCCGTTGCGGACATGCAGGGCTCGCCGATCGGCTTCGCCGTGCAGAACCTGGCCGCGCAGAAGAGCAAGATCATGCTGCTCTCGGGATCGACCTCGTCGGACTTCAACGGCAAGGCCTGCTCGCCGCTCACGGTGCAGTGGACGGTCGATACCTACAATCTCGCAAAGGGCGCAGCCAAGTCCGTGATCGATGCAGGTGGAACCAAGTGGTACTTCCTGACTGTCGATCAGGCGTACGGCAATGCCTTGACGCGCGATACGTCAGAGCAGGTCAAGCTCAACGGCGGCCAAGTGGTGGGCAACTCTGTGTTTCCGCCGAACACGTCCGACTTTGCCTCCTTTCTGCTGACCGCCTCCAGCGCCGGCGCCAACGTCATCGCGATCGCGGCTTCCAGCGGCGATACCGTGACGGCGATGAAGCAGGCCGATGAATTTGGGCTGAGCGCGAAAGCCAAGATCGTGCCGCTGCAATCGGTGCTGACAGACGTGCAAGCAGTCGGTCTGAAAATCGCGCATGACGCTTACGAAGTGTCCCCGTTCTACTGGGACCGGACCTCCGAAACGCGGGCCTGGGCCGAGAAATTCTTCGCGAAGGCCAAGCAAATGCCGACCAGCTTCCACGCCGGCGTCTATTCGTCCGTGGCGCACTACCTGAAGGCGGTCAAGGCGACCGGCACCGATGACGCACCGACGGTGATGAAGCAGATGGAAAAGGAGCGGGTGCACGATTTCTTCGCGGCCGACGGCTACATCCGCGAAGATCGCAAGATGATCCACGACATGTACCTGCTCCAGGTGAAGAAGCCCGGAGAGAACAAAGGCGATTGGGATCTCTACAACGTCGTGCAGACGCTGCCCGGTGAATCCGTCAATCGCCCGCTTGCTGAAAGCCCATGCCCGCTGGTGAAGAAGTAGCCGACCGCAGCCATCGTTCGACAGATCAACTCGGCGTTCGAAGGAATTCGCCCATGTCAGTCGCAATCGTCTGCGCTTCGCATACTCCCCTGATGTACAAGGGGCCCGCCAGCAATGAGACCGAGCAACGCGTCCGAACCGCGTTCGGACGTCTCGGAAACTTCGTGAAAGAGTTCGCGCCTGATTACATCATCCAGTTCGCACCCGATCACTTCAACGGCTTCTTCTACGATCTGATGCCCTCTTTCTGCGTCGGGGCGGGAGCCGTCTCGCTGGGCGACTGGGGAGGCGGGACGGGCCCGCTGGACGTTCCGGAGCAGACGGCACTCGAGCTCATCGACCACCTGCGGGCCGATGATTTCGACGTCGCGGTGTCCTACCGCATGCCGGTCGATCACGGCTTCGTCCAGTTGTGGGAAGCGATGTTCGGGGACTTCAAGTCCATCCCGATCTTGCCGATCTTCGTGAACGCCGCCGCGCCGCCGGTCCCGACTTATCGCCGGGCCCGCCAGCTCGGTGAATCCGTTGGCCGTTTCGCGATGCGGTCCGGCAAGCGGGTGCTGTTTGCCGCGTCCGGCGGCCTCTCGCACGATCCACCGCTTCCATCGATCAAGGATGCACCGCCCGAAATCCGCGAGCGCCTGATCAACGGCCGGAATCCGACGGCGGAGGCCAAGGAAGCCCGCGAGAAGCGCGTGCTCGAGGCAGGTGTTCTCGCCGAGGCGGGCAAGGGGCCGTGCCAGCCGCTCAACCCCGAATGGGACGCGGAGTTCATGGAAATCCTGCGGAGCGGTCAGATCTGGCGCGCCGACGCGCTCGACACCGGCAAGGTCCGCGAAGTCGCGGGGCGCGGCGCCAACGAGGTGCTCGCATGGGTCGCCGCCTTCGGGGCCTTTTCCACGGGCGGCCACTTCAAGATGGAGCAGGAATTCTACGAAGCTATTCCGGGCTGGATCGCCGGCATGGCGATGATGGCGGCCAGACAGGCCGACGGCTCTCATTGATCGACTAACCCCGCGCGAATGCGGAAGCTTCGCGGAGCAGGCAAATGGCATACGAAACGGACGTGCTCATCATCGGCGCCGGCCCCACGGGCTCGACGACCGCCCTAGCGCTCGCCAATTGCGGCGTTCGCAGTCACATCGTATCGCGCGGCAACTGGATGGCCGACAGCCCGCGCGCCCACATCACGAACCAGCGCGCCAACGAGGTTTTCCGCGATCTCGGGATCGCGGACGATGTGGCCCGGTACGCGAGCCCCTGGGAGCTCATGGGCGACACGACCTTCACGACCAGCCTGGCCGGCGCCGAGCTGATCCGGATGCGGACGTGGGGGACCGGCGACGATCGCCGCGGCGATTATCTGCGCGCAAGCCCCTGCGGCATGGTCGACATCATCCAACCGTTGCTCGAGCCAATTCTGTTCCAGAAGGCGGCCGAGAAGGGCGCGACCTTCGCGTTCAACACCGAGTACGTCCGGCATGAGCAGGATGCTGACGGCGTGACGGCCACGCTGCGCGATCGTCTCGATGGGCGAGAGTACGCCGTCCGCGCGCGTTATATGGTCGGCGCGGATGGCGCGCGCTCGATGGTGGTGGACCATCTCGGCTTGCCGATCGAAGGACAGATGGCGCGCGCCGGCACCGTCTACACCGTCTTCAACTGTGACCTGACCAAATACAGCAAACATCGGCCGAGCATCCTGAACTGGATCGTGACGCCGGATGCGAGCTTCGGCGAGATCGGCATGGGCCTGCTGCGGGCCGTGCATCCGTGGACCCAGTGGATCGCCGGCTGGGGTTTCGACATCAGCAAGGGCGAGCCGGACCTATCGCCGGAAGCGATCATTCCGAAGATAAAAGTTCTGATCGGCGACCCATCCGTCGACATCGACATCGTACGCACATCGATCTGGTACGTGAACCAGGCCTATGTGACGCAGTATTCGAAAGGCAGGGTGCACTGCGGCGGCGATGCGGTCCACCGGCACCCGCCGTCGAGTGGATTGGGCAACAACACCTGCGTCCAGGACGCCCACAACCTCGGTTGGAAGCTCGCCTACTCGGTGAAGGGCTGGGCCGGTCCGAAGCTGCTGGAAAGCTACTCGCAGGAGCGGGCGCCGGTCGGAAAGCAGATCGTGCTGCGGGCAAACCAATCCCGGCTCGATTACGCCCCGTTGAACGCATGCTTCAGGGTGCAGGGCGCGGAGAACCCGGTCGCTGCAGGCATCGCGCGCTTCCGCGATCCGGGGCCGGATGGCGTGGCCGCGCGGAAGGCGGCGCAAGCAGCGCTGGACCTGAAGCAGACGGAGTTCAATGCCCAAGGCACCGAGATGAACCAGCGGTACGAATCTTCGGCCGTGATTCCAGACGTCGGTGCCAAGCCGGAGGAGTGGCGGCGAGATCGCGGCCTCTACAATCAACCGACGTCGCGCCCGGGCGCCAAGATGCCGCATGCATGGCTCGTCGGTCGTGACGGCTTGCGCGTCTCGACGCTCGACGTGACCGGAAAGGGCCTCTTCACCGTTGTGACCGGCCTCGCCGGCGCAGCATGGAAAGAAGCAGCGCTCCGCCTCGATCTGCCGTTCCTCCGGATCGTGGTGACCGGTTCGCCTGAGGCACAGGACCTTTATTGCGAGTGGCAACGCCTCCGGGAGATCGATGAAGCCGGAGTTCTGCTTGTTCGCCCGGATGGCGTGGTCGCCTGGCGCGACATGGAGGGGACGTCCGACGCGAGCGCAGCCTTCGACCGGCTGAGCGCGGCCATCCGGACGGTCCTCGATCTCACGGACCTCTCGGCTGTCCCGCGCGAGAAAGCGTCCTCTCCGTCGAAGCCCAGCGGTACGCCGCTATTCGCCTGACATCAACGAACGAGGTCCAGCTATGAGCGACAAAAGACCAGAGAACTTTTCCAGCGTCTGGGCCGATCTGAGGGGCGTTTCCTTCAGGCAGCACTTCATCGACGCTGGCGGAATTCGGACCCGCTGCATCGAGTCCGGCGACCCTTCCAAACCGCTCGTCCTGGCGCTGCACGGCGTCGGCGGCCATGCCGAGGCATATTCGAGAAACTTCGGTCCGCACGCCGATCACTTCTGGTTCGTGGCGATCGACATGCTGGGCCACGGGTGGACCGACAAGCCGGCTATCGACTACCAGGTCAAGGACTACGCTGACCATGTGCTCTCCGTCCTCAAGACGCTCGGCCGAGATAAGGCGATGGTCAGCGGTGAATCGTTGGGCGGCTGGGTCGCGACATATCTGGCCGTGCATCGTCCGGCTGCGGTCGAGAAGCTTGTCCTCAACACAGCCGGCGGCTGGACTGCGCATCCCCAGGTGATGGAGCGGCTGAAAAAGCTGTCCAACGAGGCCGCGTCCGATCCCTCCTGGGAGCGGATCAAGGCTCGCCTCGAATTCCTGATGTGCGACAAGAGCATGGTCTCGGACGATCTGATCGAGACCCGTCGCGCGATCTACGCACAGCCGGGGTTCGCCGACACGATGAAGCGAATCATGTGCCTACAGGAGATGGAAATCCGCCGGCCCAACATGATCACCGCCGATCAATATCGCTCGATCAAGGCGCCGACCATGGTCGTGTGGACCTCGCACGATCCGACTGCGACGCCCGAGGAGGGAAAGCAGATCGCGGACATGATTCCGCGCTCGAAATTCGTCGTCATGAACCGCTGCGGCCACTGGCCCCAGTTCGAGGACGCCGAGCAGTTCAACCGGCTCCACATCGAATTCCTCCGGACCGGCAAATAAGGATCTTTCAGATGAACCAGCAAGCCAAGCACAGCGAACTCGCCGCCCAGATCCGCGCCGCTTACGCCGGCACACCGATCGCGCCCATTCGGCCGCAGTTGGCGGACCTCGACGTCGATGGGGCCTATGCCATCCAGCAGGAGAACACGGCGCATTGGGAGAAGGAAGGCCGGCGCGTGGTCGGAAGCAAGATCGGG
This genomic interval from Bradyrhizobium sp. CB82 contains the following:
- a CDS encoding 3-carboxyethylcatechol 2,3-dioxygenase, which produces MSVAIVCASHTPLMYKGPASNETEQRVRTAFGRLGNFVKEFAPDYIIQFAPDHFNGFFYDLMPSFCVGAGAVSLGDWGGGTGPLDVPEQTALELIDHLRADDFDVAVSYRMPVDHGFVQLWEAMFGDFKSIPILPIFVNAAAPPVPTYRRARQLGESVGRFAMRSGKRVLFAASGGLSHDPPLPSIKDAPPEIRERLINGRNPTAEAKEAREKRVLEAGVLAEAGKGPCQPLNPEWDAEFMEILRSGQIWRADALDTGKVREVAGRGANEVLAWVAAFGAFSTGGHFKMEQEFYEAIPGWIAGMAMMAARQADGSH
- a CDS encoding FAD-dependent monooxygenase; its protein translation is MAYETDVLIIGAGPTGSTTALALANCGVRSHIVSRGNWMADSPRAHITNQRANEVFRDLGIADDVARYASPWELMGDTTFTTSLAGAELIRMRTWGTGDDRRGDYLRASPCGMVDIIQPLLEPILFQKAAEKGATFAFNTEYVRHEQDADGVTATLRDRLDGREYAVRARYMVGADGARSMVVDHLGLPIEGQMARAGTVYTVFNCDLTKYSKHRPSILNWIVTPDASFGEIGMGLLRAVHPWTQWIAGWGFDISKGEPDLSPEAIIPKIKVLIGDPSVDIDIVRTSIWYVNQAYVTQYSKGRVHCGGDAVHRHPPSSGLGNNTCVQDAHNLGWKLAYSVKGWAGPKLLESYSQERAPVGKQIVLRANQSRLDYAPLNACFRVQGAENPVAAGIARFRDPGPDGVAARKAAQAALDLKQTEFNAQGTEMNQRYESSAVIPDVGAKPEEWRRDRGLYNQPTSRPGAKMPHAWLVGRDGLRVSTLDVTGKGLFTVVTGLAGAAWKEAALRLDLPFLRIVVTGSPEAQDLYCEWQRLREIDEAGVLLVRPDGVVAWRDMEGTSDASAAFDRLSAAIRTVLDLTDLSAVPREKASSPSKPSGTPLFA
- a CDS encoding alpha/beta hydrolase: MSDKRPENFSSVWADLRGVSFRQHFIDAGGIRTRCIESGDPSKPLVLALHGVGGHAEAYSRNFGPHADHFWFVAIDMLGHGWTDKPAIDYQVKDYADHVLSVLKTLGRDKAMVSGESLGGWVATYLAVHRPAAVEKLVLNTAGGWTAHPQVMERLKKLSNEAASDPSWERIKARLEFLMCDKSMVSDDLIETRRAIYAQPGFADTMKRIMCLQEMEIRRPNMITADQYRSIKAPTMVVWTSHDPTATPEEGKQIADMIPRSKFVVMNRCGHWPQFEDAEQFNRLHIEFLRTGK